The Salmo salar chromosome ssa06, Ssal_v3.1, whole genome shotgun sequence genome window below encodes:
- the LOC123743503 gene encoding uncharacterized protein — translation MVMANNAITLRQIRAAILQDNAIFQNVNSISNFTRDRILKKHQMTMNQIYRLPFERNSDRVKELRYQYVHRIMALEGNETHHILVFVDEAGFNLAKGRRRGHNIIGHRATADVPGQRGGNITMCAAISVNGVATHIPSLGPYNTQKLLIFLDRLHFDLIPENERGLVGPHLPQYVIVWDNVNFHRGPLIRAWFTTYPRMVMVFLPPYSPFLNPIEEYFSAWRWRVYEHRAQDQRSLLHAMDPVCEDITGDQCRGWLRHTRRFFPRCIARENIRCDVDENLWPDRQQRVDGQEGEDGGQEREGEDSDQ, via the exons ATGGTGATGGCAAATAATGCCATCACATTGAGACAGATCCGTGCTGCAATCCTACAAGACAATGCCATATTCCAAAATGTCAACTCTATAAGCAACTTCACAAGAGACCGGATATTGAAGAAGCATCAGATGACAATGAATCAAATTTACAGGCTACCATTTGAGAGGAACTCTGATAGAGTGAaagagctgcggtaccagtatgtacat AGAATAATGGCATTGGAAGGAAACGAGACCCATCACATCCTCGTGTTTGTGGATGAAGCtggcttcaacctggccaagggcCGAAGACGTGGCCATAATATTATTGGCCACCGGGCCACGGCGGATGTCCCAGGCCAGCGAGGGGGcaatataactatgtgtgctgccatATCTGTGAATGGTGTGGCCACTCACATCCCCAGTCTTGGCCCATACAATACACAGAAGCTCCTCATCTTCTTGGACCGCCTTCATTTTGATTTGATCCCTGAAAATGAGAGAGGTCTCGTAGGGCCTCACCTACCACAATATGtcattgtatgggacaatgtgaATTTCCACCGTGGCCCGCTCATCAGGGCCTGGTTCACTACTTATCCAAGGATGGTCATGGTGTTCCTACCACCTTACTCTCCtttcctcaatcctattgaggagTATTTCTCCGCTTGGAGGTGGAGAGTGTATGAGCATCGGGCTCAAGATCAGAGGTCCCTGCTCCATGCAATGGACCCTGTGTGTGAGGATATTACAGGAGATCAGTGTAGGGGATGGTTGCGACATACACGCCGTTTCTTCCCTCGTTGCATCGCAAGGGAGAATATACGCTGTGATGTGGACGAGAAtctgtggccagacagacagcagcgtGTGGATGGCCAGGAGGGTGAGGATGGtggccaggagagggagggtgaagACAGCGACCAGTGA